Genomic window (Pogoniulus pusillus isolate bPogPus1 chromosome 17, bPogPus1.pri, whole genome shotgun sequence):
cccTGAAGCTGTGGGCGTGggtgggcacactccagcagctgATGAACGTCTCTAATGATTCTACCTCCTGGGTGCCCCTccgcctgctgcaggaggtgggttCGAGGCTCCTGCTCTTCCCagggccagagctgctctgctcacccTGGCACTGGCTGCGGGCTGgcgtgggcagagctgcagcaccaggcCAGGGGGCACACACAGAATATTTTCTTACAGAAAGAGAGCGAAGCTCAGCGGCAGCTCTGGGCGCGGGGCGGCAGCTCTGGGCGCGGGGCGAGCGCAGCGGCGTGGGgaggctccagccccctgcagcaaaTGATGGTATTTTAGAGTAATTTATTTTTGTCAGCGTGcttgggttggtctcttcaccaGGTTCAGTTTCCTTCAACCAGTGTGCTTTGTAAACCTGTGCAACGTCTCTGCTCTCTGCGTGGCGGCTgggggctgctcggggaggggCTGAGGACCAGAGTGGGGCGTCCCACTATCCTTGGGGCAACTGGACACTGACAGGACCCTACTACtgaactgcaggtgctctcCATGCTCCCTTCTACCCCTtcttcatccctgccagctgctTAGGGGCTCAGAACAAGGCTTTGACTCAAGCAGCCCTCTGGGGGTGGCatctctgccttcccttcttcTGGTAGTGGGGGAAGACAGAAGCTGGGGCAGCACTGGAAGGCTGGGACTACTGTCCTGGCTCTGCACCCTTCTAGCTCtgggacagggtgctgggcagcactCACTCCAGAAAGATTGCACCAATGtctgggaggctgcagcaggctccccCCCAACcctgtgtgggcacagggctgggcatCATCTGCCTCATCCCCAAAAGCTCCAGGCTAGCTCTGAGGAGTGGGGTGGTGTCACCTCCTACCTCTGCCACCAAGCAAGGAAGGTGtctgccctccttgccctcaCCTATGGAACCCTAGGCATCCTTGGGGCAGgatggagctggctgcagtgctggccagcccagagcccttcCTCCAGTGGGGcagcccccccacacacacactaccTCAGTCCCAGCACCAAACAGCTGGGCAAGGCCGAGATGAGGAGGCCTCACTGCTGTTATGAGAGCTGTGGCACCAGGGGGGGCTGTAACACCACGGGACAAGACAGAGGCTCTGATGCCAGCAGTGCCACGTGGCTCCCTGGTGTTCCTCCCGAGCACACGCCCCTGCCCCCgcagagccctgctgtgtgttggttgtttttttgcagAGCAAAATGAGCAATAATTCAAATAAACACTTTTGCTTTAGCCACTGGCTccctcctggggctggcacTCTCCCTCTGCCCATGCCACAGGAACTGTGCTGCCGCCACCACCACAACGTGCTGGGGGCTGGTGAGGTGTTTAATGGCTGCTGGCACCACAAGGTGGGAGGTACACAAATGAGTGTAGGACAGACCCACCCTCGCCAAGCCCCCTCCTCAGCCCTACTCACCCCTAGAAAAGTTTGCAGACACTCGTAAGAAAACTGCTTACAAAAATGCTTCGGCTCTTGGTGGGCTGTGCCAGCGTGtgggtggtgctgggtgcccagccagcagggtgaCAGTGGGGGGCCCTGGCGacccccctccccaccatgctCTCTGCTACTTGCCCAGGGCCTTGTCCAGGTTGTTCTTGATGGCGTCCAAGAAGTCATTGGTGTTTACAAAGTGCTCGTTCAGCTTCACGCTGGGGAGAGggacagagaggggctgggagggtccCACAGctagcagcagcaccaagctgaGCTAGAGGgcagtgccctgggcacagccaagACGGAAATAGACAACCCAAGTCCCTGGGGACTGTGCAGAGGCCAGCGTGCCATCCCACATGGCCAGCACGGCACCCGACTGCCCCCACTGCTCCACCCCAGCAGCCACACGTACTTGGCGAGTCCGTGGATGCAGCCGGCGAGGTCCTTGGTCATCGTCCCACTCTCCACAGTTTGGATGCAGACCTTCTCCAGTGTCTGAGCAAACCTGAGCACCACGGGGAGCTCCAGCAAAGCCACTGCTTtgccagcaccctcatgccACAGACCCCACCATGGCTCGTACTGACCATACTGGTGGCTGGGGGACGCTGCTGGCATCTGCTGGCAACATCCCCCTCCAACCCCACTCACTTGATGAGGTCTGGGTTGCTGTCCAGCTTGCCCCGGTGCTCCAGGCCACGTGTCCAGGCAAAGATGCTGGCGATGGGGTTGGTGCTGGTAGGTCGTCCCTGTGTGCAGAGAATGCTCAGCCACCTGGCATAGGCAACCTGCcatgagcagcctggcacaggcagagctcgCCCACCTTCTGGTGCTCCCGGTAGTGACGGGTGacagtgccatgggctgcctCAGCCTCGATGGTCTTCCCATCCGGACACACCAGGACCGAAGTCATCAGCCCCAGGGAGCCAAAGCCTGTGGTGGGACAGAGGGCAAGGTGACCATAGAAGAGCAACCACACGCAGCCCACCCCGCAGCACCCCAGCCTGCACCACCCCACCTTGGGCCAGGATGTCTGACTGGACATCGCCGTCGTAGTTCTTGCACGCCCAAACGAAGCCACCAGAGGACTTCAGCATCTGGGCAACCATGTCGTCGATGAGCCGATGCTCGTACCAGATCTTCAGCTTGTCGAACTCTGTCTTGTAGTGCCTGGGGGCCCAGAGTCAGCGTCAGCTGTGCCCATCCTGGGCCGCGTCCCTCTGCCAACCCCTGGGCAACATCCCCCAGGGCAGCTCTctccacccccagcagcccaagcTCCTCCATGTCCATACTTATCGAATATCTCCTGGAAGATGTCTTTGAAGCGCCCATCGTAGGCCTTCAGGATGGTGTTCTTGGTGCTCATGTAGAGAGGCCACTTCTTCTGGATGGCATACTGGAAGCAGCTGTGAGCGAAGCCTGTGATAGACTGCAAGGGAAGCACACAGACCCCCATGGGACCTCCGTCTCAActgagcctgcccaggtccgCAGGCACCTGTAGGGACActgccagctgcccccagccactCCCATTACCTCGTCGGTGTTGTACATGCCCATGCCCACGCCGCCGCCAGGGAAGTTGTACACCTCCCACTCCTGCGCCCCGCTGCCATCCTTCGGCGTGAAGACCATCTTGAACGTCCCCGACTTGCCCACCACGAAGTCGGTGGCTTTGTACtgcaaggagcagggcagagctgtggagcggaacctggcaggagctgctccacgTCCCACGGGGCAGGCAGGCGCCGCAGCAGGCTCACCTGGTCGCCATGGGCATGCCTGCCGATGGTGATGGGCTTGGTCCAGCCGGGCACCAGGCGCGGGATGTTCTTGCAGATGATGGGCTCTCGGAAGACCGTCCCCCCCAGGATGTTTCGGATGGTGCCGTTGGGGCTCTTCCACATTTTCTTCAGCTTGAACTCTGGggtgcacagaggtgaggcCCCAAGGAATGCCCCCCCACTGGCCACAGCCCTAGTGGTCAccccagcccagtcccagcccctgccagcccccccgCCCGGTGCCCAGCTCCTCTGTACCCTGGGCAGCCGccagagctcctctgccagccaaGAAGAGGAACAGCCGGCACAGGCTCGTGACTGGCATtggtcagcagctgctctgtctgTGGCCCCACACCCATGAGGTCCCCACAGCACCCCTGAGCACCTCTGGGTCAGGAAGGTACATagtccaggcagcagcacagccccctaCCCACCAGAACCTGTGCAAGGTGGTGGGATGCTGCTGAACCCAAGGATCTGGGCAGACACAGTGAGCTCAGCACCCTATAGAGCtgctggcacacacacacacacactcccctcaCCTTCCACTCTGGCTTCATCAGGAGTGATGGTAGCACACTTGACAGCCACGCTGTACTTCTGGGTGGCCAGCGCTGAGTCAATGGTGACCTGGTCATCAGTCTTGTCTCGGTGTGGCAGACCCAGGTCAAAATACTTAAGCTGGACGTCCACATTTGGCAGGATAAGCTGGAGGGGCCGGGAGAGTGTTCAGTGCGGGGCACAGTGTGGGGTCTCTGATGAGCAGCACCAGGCACCAGGCACGGCCAGCCCTGGCCACCAGCCCAAGCCACCGCTGCCTGCCCAGGACGGTTCCCCCTGCCCGGGACCTCCTCACTTCCAGGTCCCTCCGGAAGCTGTGCTGATCTCACCACCTGCTTCCTGCGGACCGAAGGACGGATGGAGGACAGCAGGACCGTGCAGGCAACATGCaggggctgcctgtgccctgtaCAACTGCCGCCTGTTCCCCTGCACAGCACCCACCAGGACCCCAGGCAGGACCTCGCTACCTTCTCTTTGATGAAGGCCCAGATGATCCGTGTCATCTCGTCCCCATCCATCTCCACCACCGGGTTGGCCACTTTGATCCGCTTGTCAGCATCTGGGGAGTGGCGGTGGGGTGTAAGGGgtgcacatgcagccctgccagcaccagccccacagctctgcagcatggtGTGCAGTCGGGAGTCGTCTCATGTGGACTACAATCTCCTGTCTAGCACTGCTGGGGGGACACCAGCTGCAGGTCAGGGCACAAACCCTCCTTGGGCACAGGCTAGAGTGCAAGACCcgtgggggtctgggctggttCATGGACTTGTCCTGCTTGGGGCTGGGCTTGGGTGCGGGTCAGGGAGCAAACCTCACTGGAGCTGGGAGTGGAAGCAGCTGGGTGCTCACCGAGTGGGTGTCCACCCCTCGTGGGGCAGGACAGGGTTCAAGCTGGGCTGCAAAGTTGCTCCACATGAGACCAGGACCAGGACTGGGTAAAAATCAAGGTGTAAAACCCTGCACGGGACTGGGAGCCAAACCCTCTCAGGACAGGACCCGGGAATAACCTCGGGTGCAAATCCCCTTGTGGGACCAGGAGGTGGAGTGAACCCCTCTGGGTGCCGAGCCCGGCTGGGAGTCGGGGGCTGGGACCAGAGGCAAATGCCGCggggtggggagcagagggcagctgggCTCAAAGCCCTACATGGGACTGGAGCAGGAGCAAGCCCTTCTGGGGGCCAAACTCGGCTGCGAAACTCCGCCCGTGACCGCGACCAGGACTAACTCCTCTGGGGGCCAAGCAGCCGCAGGTCTGCGGCAAGCCCCTCCCTGGGTCCGTGACTGACACTAAACCCTCCTAGGACTCAACCCGGGAACAAAACCGGGACCAAATCCCTCTGGGATCAGACCCGggtgagaaaaaaacccacgtGGAACCAGgaccaaccccctccccccatcgCGAACCAGACCCGGGCATAAAGCCCCGAGTGAAATCGAGACCAAGCCCGCCACGGGACGAAATCCGGGTGGACAAAAAGCTCCGCGGAACCAGGACTAAATCCCTCCCGGTGACCAGACCCGGGGTACAAAACCCCGCGTGGAACCGGGACCAAGCGCCACCAGCCCGAGCAAATGGGTAGCAAAACCCCACATGGAACAGGGACTCTGCCCTGCCAGAACAAAACCCTCTGTGGAGCTGGGATGAACTGCCCCCCAGAACCAGACCCGAGCCACAAAACCCCGCGTGGAACGGGCACCGACCCCCCCACTAGGTCCGTCTATAACAGGAGACGAACCCAGATGCAGCCCCCCCACGCCCTCCAAAAACCCTTTCCCAGACCAGCCTGCAAACACCACGGCGGGTCCCCAAAGTCATGTACCCCTCCCTCTAAGCCCCTCCCTACTCACAGTGTCGCCGCTGCCCCACGGCGGTGGCGGGGGCCGGGCAGAGGGACAGGCGACATAGCGCCGGAGCTACGCGGAGGCAGCGAGCGGCCATGGCGGGGCGCGACGGGGCGGACACGACGGCGGTGGCGGGGTGGAGGGGGGGGACGGGCAGGGAAAAGCGttgaaggaggagctggagtaGGGAGACTGTTCGCTCCGCTCCGCCCCGGAGCGGTCTGGGCCCGGGGCACCCCGTGGGGCCCTGCGAGGGCCGTGAAGGGGCCCACGTAGGGCCCCCACGGAGTGGCCCCGGACGTTGCTTCAGCCCCACCCCCTCCACTCCCCCCCCGCTGAAGTTTTTATTGTCCCTTTCCGTGGTGGCCGAGCCGATGGCTTTTTTTAGGCACGCAGAGGACGGGCAGATCCTGCTCCTGCGTGGGGGAGGAGGGTGCCAGGCTGAGTGTGCTGACGTCCGCCTGGTTTTAACATTaaccagagcagcagccctggggggctggggggcggGCGACACGCACAGCACCCATTGCCAGCTCTTGGGTATCCCTGGTCCCACTGATCCTCCCCATGGCACCCCTGGGGCACAGTGGATGCTGTGCTCACCTCCTGCATCACGGTGCTGGGGGGATGCCCAGTTGTgtccagccacactgctgactcCCCCCACCCACCACCGGTGTCCCATGatcagagctgcccagggaccaCAGAGACGAGGTCACGTAAGCGTAGTGGCCGTGTTCCCACCAGCAGCTATGTGGCAACGCCCCAGCAAAGGGCAGCCTGCGGACAAAGGCCTCCAGCCCTGGACACTTCCCAGTCCGCACGCCCCGGGCTGGCACGGGAAGCTCGCccgggctggctgcagggagcgaCGTGTCTTGGGTGGGTCacccagaggctggcagggctggctgcagggagccatGTGTCCCGAGAGGGTCTCCTAAAACTGCCAAGGTCGGCTGTGGGTCTCTGGACAGTGACCTGTGCCAGGAGAGTCCCCGGGGGCGGACTGCGAGGAGCCATGTGTCCCAAGAGGGTCCCTCAGCACTTgtagggctggctgcaggggacagCATGTCCCAGGAGAGCTGTGGTGGGGTGGGGACACTGAGACACACCAGCCAGAGAATGAGGAGCTAGAGGCGGAGCCTGTGCAGATGGGCACCGCTGCCCCTGTCTGCCCATGGGAgggggccaggctgtgtgcccCCCAGGACAGTGCCTGGTGTTTCGCGGCACAGGCAGTGCTGTCCCCAAAGATTGGCCTCCCTCACTGGCACCACTCCgcacagccagcctgcagctgatgGCGCGGCCAAGTTCTGTCCACGCTGCGTGGGGAGAGGGGGCACAGCTGCTCGGGGGACACGGCGTGACGTCAGGAGGAGCCGCTGGGGTTCTCGGCGGCCCAAGCGGGCAGATGGCAGCACTTAGTGatggcagaggggatggaaaCTGCATACTGCACTGCCAGACTGGAGGGATGCTCTGGGAAGGAGCATGTCCTGGGATCCCTTGGTGGTCACAGTGCTGGGATAGAGCTGGCACTgatgccacagctctgctgtggtgcaGAGGGGGCTCTGCATGCTGGATCCCcaggctggagcctggcacacCCCTGTGAGCTACCCCAGACCACACAGAGCTGCGTGACACCAGGAGATGCCAGAGATACCCCAAAacccccagagctggctgccacCATAAGGACATCACTTTGATGCCAGGACCCATGTGCCCACACAGCCAATATCTCCACACTGGGTGTCCCCACAAAGGGTGTGCCTGCAGCCAccccactgccctgcagcaacCCCAGGACAGGTTCCTGGCAGGGCAAACGCTGCCACCTCTCAAACCTCCACTCCTTGCCCCCCCCGAGTCCCTGGATGTGCTGAGGGCAGAATGTGGCCCTGCGTGGGGGggtccagcccctctgtgtGGGGGACCAGCACCATCCCGGGGCCAGCAGCCCCCCAGACATCTCCTGGAGCATCCTTCCGGGCATCTCTCAGGGTATTCCCGGGGAGGCACAGCTCGGCCAGACCCACTGGAACTCGCCCTCCTCTGCCACTGAGCCAggcccctccagctcctgcccctcagtGCTGGcattgacacacacacactcctccGCCGCCCCCCGTCCGGGATCCACCGCTTCCCCCCAAGAtgctgccccccacagctgggCGGGTCCGGTGCTGGTGCCGGTGGCGGGCGGGAGCCGGGCAGCggcgcggggccgggccgggcggggCGGCCCCTTTGttgcgagcggcggcggcggcggagcgggCGGAGCCGCGGGCGGGGACCCCGGGGCCGCCCCCGCTGCCGGGGGAACCCGCAGCACCCGCGGCCGAGCCGGTGAGCAGCGGGCGGGTAGCGCCGGACCGGGTGGAGGCACCGGGGGCAcggcggggagggggggagagggtgTAACAGGAGGTGTTGTGTGAAAGGGGTGCGGTGGGGCTGTAATTGTGGGGGGGCGCAAGGGGCTGTACGCCGGCAgctgcagtggtggtggtggggacaCACAGGGGTGCTGCGAGGGATGTGGGCGCAGGGAGGTGCAGGGTGAGGGGTGGTGTGCAAGGGccgcagggctggggaggtgcacAAGGGGTGTGCGAGGGTCTGGGCGTGCACGGGGCACGCCAAGGGACCGGCATGTGTGccttgggggtgggggtgataACTTGAGGGGGtgcgagtgtgtgtgtgagtgcatCTGCCAGCGTGTGCGTCAGTGAGTGTGAGTACAGGCGTGGCTGTGAGTGCACACGAGTGTCCTTACCTGTGAGCGTGCATGGGTTTGTGTGTGATGCTTCCATGTGAGTGTGTCTGTAGTGGGGTGCGTGCATGGGAGTGTACacgtctgtgtgtgtgtccataTGTGTGAATGTGCCTGTGCACACGTGAGTGTGATTGGGTGAGTGTGAGCGGGTGtgggtgtgtgcatgtgtaagtgcatgtgtgtgtgtgagcagggGTGTGTGCACATGTGAGTGTGCATGTGTAAGTGCATGTGCGTGTGAGTGTGCTTGTGtaagtgcatgtgtgtgtgtgagcagggGTGTGTGCACATGTGAGTGTGCATGTGTAAGTGCATGTGCGTGTGAGTGTGCTTGTGtaagtgcatgtgtgtgtgtgagcagggGTGTGTGCACATGTGAGTGTGCATGTGTAAGTGCATGTGCGTGTGAGTGTGCTTGTGtaagtgcatgtgtgtgtgagcaGGGGTGTGTGCACATGTGAGTGTGCTTGTGtaagtgcatgtgtgtgtgagcaGGGGTGTGTGCACATGTGAGTGTATGTGAAgtgcatgtgtatgtgtgtgcatgtgagtGTGCTTGTGtaagtgtatgtgtgtgtgagcaggGGTGTGCAGACGTGCGAGTGTGCTTGTGtgagtgcatgtgtgtgtgagcaggtgtgtgtgtgagtgtgcttGTGtgagtgcatgtgtgtgtgagcaGGTGTGTGCAGACGTGTGAGTGTGCTTGTGTAAGTGCAGGGCTGTGACTGAGCAGGTggatgtgtgcatgtgtgagcAGGTGCGCGTGCTTATGTGTGTGTAAGTGTGAGCAGgcgtgtgtgtgcacatgtgaGTGTGCTGGTGTAAGTGcatctgtgtgtgtgagcaggTGTGTGTGTACacgtgtgtgtgcctgtgcgcTGTGTGTGCGCGGGTGTGCAGATGTGAGTGCACACACGTGTGCGTGCGCACGCAATGGGTGTGCAGCGtgagtgcgtgtgtgtgtgaggagcCCTTGGGCcgcagtgcagccagcaggcccTCCCGCAGCATGGGGCTGCACCCATGGGGTGTTGCCAGGCGTGTCTGTGCCAGGGGGCGTGCACGGCCTGTCAGCACCCCACGTGTGTTCACATGCGTGTGGCAGGCTGTTACGCGCCGCGCGTGGCTGAGGGTGCAGGCAGGTGTGAGGGGTCTCAGGTCAGGACATGTGTGCGTGGTAGGACACTCCTGTGTATGGTGAGTCCCTCGTGTGTGGACGTGCCCAGGCCACACACGTGCTGGGACTACGCCGTGAGGTGCCAGAGCAGCCCTTGGGCctggggacatggggacagTTGGGTCCCTGGTGTCTACCCCAGCAGGTGCTGAGACTGCTTATGGGGTCCAGCACCCCAACCTTCcccaggagcactgcagccagagtggcACTCTGTCAAGGCTGCCACTGTGCCAGAGTGAGTGGCTGAGGAGACTGGCACTGGTTTGGGCTCTTTGAGGCAGGGGATGACTGGGAAGGGGTCACGCATGCCTGAGCCAGGACCCTCCCCCCCTACTTCCTGCACCCTGGGGTGCCAAATTGCCTACACCCAGAGCCCACCACATCCCTTCCCACTGTCTCTCTTTTGCCCTGTGCGAGGGGTGCTCAGGGCAGCAGTCCTATGTCCTGCAGCcctgtgggcagcagtgtgtgggtgttggcagacactggcactgtCTGGGGCAGCTGAACCGTGAGGATGTCCCATAGGCCTCCGAGCCAAGCCTGATGTGGCACAAGTGTGGGACGGCGAGCACAGGGGGCAGTGGGACAGGTATGTTTGTGTGGCACCAGGCAGACTTGGCATGAGAGATCCCAGCAGGCCCTGCCCAAGGTGAGGGAGATGCTGTGGGGCAGTAAGGGGCTGGCTGCATGCAACGATCAGACAGGAGGTCATGGCAGTGGGCTCAGAGATGGGTCAGGGCATGGGTGCAGCCACATCCTTTgtggctgcagaaagcagggcTGTGGTCCTGTGGGAGCCCTCGGGTCAGGCAAGGTAGCACAGCCACTGCCTGTGGGACAGAAGAACGCCCCggagctgtgtggtgctctCCCTGAATGCCCATGCCCCATCCACCGTGCGTGCAGGCCACCCCCCTGCCCCATCCCCTTgtcctgagcaaggcctttccTGTGGGGCTGCCAGggtgcagcaaagcagagccgGGGCACCCCCGGCAGACACtgactgcagctgtgccagccgaGCAGCCGAGCAGCCGAGCTCCGGTGGAACCCGCAGCGGGGCCCGCACAGCTGGGTCTGGAGCGTCTGCGGGTGaatcagcagggctggagcctggctgcaggtgtGCCCACAGCGCTTGGCTCTgcgcagcaggagctgggggctcgGCGGGGCCGCGCCGCGGTGTCTGGCAGCTTCCGGGAGAGAGCCGAGGCGGGGGCGTGCGTGTGAGCCCCACGGGATGCGGGGCGGGAGGGAAGCCTGCCTGCGtgggctgcctgccagctgggcacaggtcTTGGAGCAGAGGACGTGACTGCAccgctgcctgtgctgctgcctgcgccAGGGCAGCCTGCCGGAGCAAGGCATGAGCACcccggcagcagcggcagcaacagcagcagcgtGGGGTTCACATAGCCCCGGCtccactgctgccttcccagGCGCCTGCTGCCGGCGGGCAGAGGGTGGAGGGCGCTGGCGTGGGAATTGGGTGCAGAAACCACCACCCCACCTGCCTGGTGACCCTAGGCCACGGGTTTtggtgctgccagggcctggcaCCCCGAGCAGTTTCCCCATCGCGGGTACAGGCGCAGGGCGGGTTGGGACGGAGGGCGCAGCCCCTGTGCGTGCAGGTACCTGCCGAGCTGTGCGGGGCACGCACAGGGCAGAGTGCTGCAGGGTGCCCCCGGCACTGCCCCGCGCTGGCAGGGCTGCGTGGGCAGGCGGAGCAGATAAATGGGAGTTTGTGGTAAACAGGcctgtctgccagcagcagcagagggctctGCTTAAAGGCACAGGCTCTGAACtcgctctgctgcctgctctctgcccagccCGTACCAGGGCAGCCAGCCcgccctgcctgcccgcccTGCCCATCCTCCCTGCCCGCCCCAGAGCAGCTGGCCTCCCCGCGAGGGGTTCCCGTCGCTGCATGCCATCACCCCGAGGTGTTGGCACAGCGCTCACATGGCCACACGCAGGCGATAGCCGAGtccccagagcccccagggGACCCCCGGGATGCTGTGCGGCCATGGC
Coding sequences:
- the IDH2 gene encoding isocitrate dehydrogenase [NADP], mitochondrial — protein: MAARCLRVAPALCRLSLCPAPATAVGQRRHYADKRIKVANPVVEMDGDEMTRIIWAFIKEKLILPNVDVQLKYFDLGLPHRDKTDDQVTIDSALATQKYSVAVKCATITPDEARVEEFKLKKMWKSPNGTIRNILGGTVFREPIICKNIPRLVPGWTKPITIGRHAHGDQYKATDFVVGKSGTFKMVFTPKDGSGAQEWEVYNFPGGGVGMGMYNTDESITGFAHSCFQYAIQKKWPLYMSTKNTILKAYDGRFKDIFQEIFDKHYKTEFDKLKIWYEHRLIDDMVAQMLKSSGGFVWACKNYDGDVQSDILAQGFGSLGLMTSVLVCPDGKTIEAEAAHGTVTRHYREHQKGRPTSTNPIASIFAWTRGLEHRGKLDSNPDLIKFAQTLEKVCIQTVESGTMTKDLAGCIHGLANVKLNEHFVNTNDFLDAIKNNLDKALGK